CGGTGCGACGCTCAGGTGCTGGTGGTGCGGCGTACGAGCCGGTGACCCCGCAACTCCCGCTCGCAGCGTACGAGTTCGCGCTCCCATCCCTCTTCCGTTCCGATCAGGTGCGGACTCTCATAGAGGCCGGCGCGCACCTCGGCCTCCGTGAGCCTCCGGTACTTGGGTGCGTCGGGATCGTCCTCAGCAAGGAACTCGTGCTTACGGTGCAGCAGGGGACGATTGGTGGATTCCGCGTACGAGGTGAAGGAGGACTTGAGGGTCTTCAGGTCGACGGCGTACGAGGCCGCGATCCGCGGGTGGGGATCCGTGTCGAACTCGGGGTAGTCGAGCCAGCTGACGCCGCGGCCCTGATGGCGGAGCTTGACGACGGACCACTCGCCAGGGCGGCCGGCAGCGATACTCGCGCACTGCTCGTACAGGCGCAGCACGGCCGGGATCCGGTGGAGAGCGCGGCGGTGCACGTACAGGGCGGTTGCGGTGAACTTGCCGGCGATCGATCCGTTCATCGCCCGACGGACGTATGCGTCGTCACGCAGCTTGAACAGCAGCCGATCCGCTCGCTGGCACGCCTCGGTGTACGAAGGGAAGAAGGCACGGATGTCCAGTTGAACTGGCAAAGGCAGACTGCTGACCGGGCCTCGGCCGTGAAACAGCTCCAGCGCGAGGAACAGCAGAGTGTCGAGGGCTCCACGCTCGGCGCTCCGCTCGACCTTCACGGGGTCGGCTTCCTGCTCGGCAAGGCGCTTGAGCTCAGCGGGACGCAGGTGGCCGAGGAGGCTGATGATGGGTTGCGGCATTTCCTCCAGCTGAGGCATCCTGCCGCGCTGTTCGAGATGATCGACGACCGAGGTGATCGCCGAGGCTGTATCCTCGGACGCCAGCCATCCCCCCTCGGGGGCGACCTGGCGGGCCAGGTAACTCAGGCGGGCCGCATCGTCCTTGAACGCGTAAACGATGCCGGGCGCCGCCGACACGC
This genomic stretch from Streptomyces nigrescens harbors:
- a CDS encoding DNA phosphorothioation-associated putative methyltransferase — translated: MTQQLWSSRRHQTAIGRVGLSMPARRALGDLQLEPAMRVLDYGCGRGGDVRALQYLGLDAAGWDPVHFPDGRRELAEVVLLTYVLNVIENPAERRETLLRAWDLAKSALVVSARLRWERNQIKGTEYGDGILTQRRTFQHLYAAGELRDYVEEATGVRCVSAAPGIVYAFKDDAARLSYLARQVAPEGGWLASEDTASAITSVVDHLEQRGRMPQLEEMPQPIISLLGHLRPAELKRLAEQEADPVKVERSAERGALDTLLFLALELFHGRGPVSSLPLPVQLDIRAFFPSYTEACQRADRLLFKLRDDAYVRRAMNGSIAGKFTATALYVHRRALHRIPAVLRLYEQCASIAAGRPGEWSVVKLRHQGRGVSWLDYPEFDTDPHPRIAASYAVDLKTLKSSFTSYAESTNRPLLHRKHEFLAEDDPDAPKYRRLTEAEVRAGLYESPHLIGTEEGWERELVRCERELRGHRLVRRTTST